In Euphorbia lathyris chromosome 9, ddEupLath1.1, whole genome shotgun sequence, the following are encoded in one genomic region:
- the LOC136205681 gene encoding uncharacterized protein gives MGDLRPCSPDPNGEERPSSSSSTAMSGNYCLRAETLAQRIIAQVQPTLVSQQRRKAVIAYVQRLIKNSLGCEVFPFGSVPLKTYLPDGDIDLTAFGGMNVEEALANDVCSVLEREDQNRTADFVVKDVQLIRAEVKLVKCLVQNIVVDISFNQLGGLCTLCFLEQVDHLIGKDNLFKRSIILIKAWCYYESRILGAHHGLISTYALETLVLYVFNVFHSSLNGPLAVLYKFLDYFSKFDWENYCISLSGPVRISLLPEVVVEAPENGGCAVLLSNDFLKDCAEMFSVPARGFEASSRTFPLKHLNIVDPLKENNNLGRSVSKGNFYRIRSAFTYGARKLGRILSMPEESITEEVFKFFSNTLDRHGSGHRPDVQDPATIDEQHEFGTRFSFSGAESSQDQRIESEFCGQPLGGENVQVSMRKMNFNRTIDVLPLSANGPAVSEYRVSGDAKDLATSGMQGLSISNDALKSSSPGVEESISPMGKAYHEPPLYYKGSAMENGETTDGHLEWKYQEGSGFMEKKLSSEVVPTPAEDVVHAVSNGFDNKQFNATNEILSRVGSSNHPFIFNPMPWSSEELHHGSSSNWVSVTAAGSPETLNSLADLSGDCENHLNNLHHGRLWYEYAFSASVPSMSSQMLTQFQGKNPWDVIRSSVQFRRNGISQMNANGVVARPHFYPMNAPLLPGAGFGMEEMQKPRGTGTYFPNTNHYRDRIYTGRGRNQAATRSLHPNGRVVPSLETNLSERNYRDHEHPHAQFHIHHSSGKFVSPDVHQNGCVEARHCLNVNGFMHLPERVVEFGPGAHLTPAASADGGWYPEPGCAPAHNSSTSQAVPGIQGPKPIVSSVDQNRNSMKSYQLKDEDDFPPLSDSSGKGSSTCMVKKLEKSEQ, from the exons ATGGGCGACCTTAGACCCTGCTCACCTGACCCAAATGGTGAGGAGAGaccttcatcatcttcctccACGGCTATGAGCGGCAACTACTGCCTAAGAGCTGAGACTCTTGCCCAGAGAATCATAGCCCAGGTTCAACCCACACTTGTTTCCCAGCAGAGGAGGAAAGCGGTTATTGCTTATGTGCAGAGGCTAATTAAGAATTCCTTAGGCTGTGAG GTATTCCCATTTGGGTCGGTTCCGCTGAAAACGTATCTTCCTGATGGCGACATTGATTTGACTGCATTTGGTGGCATGAATGTTGAGGAGGCACTGGCAAATGATGTATGTTCTGTCCTTGAAAGGGAAGATCAGAACAGGACTGCTGATTTTGTAGTGAAGGATGTCCAGTTAATCAGGGCAGAG GTTAAGCTGGTGAAATGTCTGGTACAGAACATTGTAGTAGACATTTCCTTCAATCAGCTAGGAGGGCTTTGCACTTTATGTTTTCTTGAGCAG GTCGATCACCTAATTGGTAAAGATAATCTTTTCAAACGTAGTATTATACTGATTAAGGCGTGGTGCTATTATGAGAGCCGAATCCTTGGGGCTCATCATGGTTTGATATCTACCTATGCTTTGGAGACTTTAGTTTTGTATGTCTTCAATGTCTTCCATTCATCATTGAATGGCCCTTTAGCT GTTCTCTATAAATTTTTGGATTACTTCAGCAAATTTGATTGGGAGAACTACTGCATCAGTTTGAGTGGTCCAGTCCGAATATCCTTACTGCCAGAAGTTGTGG TTGAAGCACCTGAAAATGGTGGATGCGCTGTCTTGCTTAGCAATGATTTTCTCAAGGACTGCGCAGAAATGTTTTCAGTTCCTGCACGAGGATTTGAAGCAAGTTCAAGGACATTTCCTCTGAAGCATCTTAACATAGTTGATCCATTGAAAGAAAATAACAATCTTGGCCGGAGTGTGAGCAAAG GGAACTTTTACCGAATAAGGAGTGCTTTCACATATGGAGCTCGAAAACTTGGGCGTATCCTTTCTATGCCAGAAGAAAGCATAACTGAAGAAGTATTCAAGTTTTTTTCGAACACTTTAGACAGGCATGGAAGTGGACACAGGCCTGATGTTCAAGACCCTGCAACAATAGATGAACAGCATGAGTTTGGAACCAGATTTTCATTTTCTGGTGCTGAGTCGTCTCAAGACCAGAGAATTGAATCAGAATTCTGTGGACAACCTTTGGGTGGAGAAAATGTTCAGGTATCTATGAGGAAAATGAATTTTAATAGAACAATTGATGTACTGCCCTTGTCTGCCAATGGACCTGCAGTTTCAGAATACCGTGTCTCTGGTGATGCAAAAGACCTTGCAACTTCTGGAATGCAGGGACTTTCAATCTCAAATGATGCACTCAAATCTTCTTCTCCAGGTGTTGAAGAGAGTATATCCCCTATGGGTAAAGCATATCATGAACCTCCTCTCTATTACAAAGGGTCTGCCATGGAAAATGGGGAAACGACAGATGGACATTTAGAGTGGAAATACCAAGAAGGTTCTGGTTTTATGGAGAAGAAACTCTCCTCCGAGGTTGTCCCTACACCTGCTGAGGATGTGGTCCATGCTGTCTCTAATGGCTTTGATAACAAACAGTTCAATGCTACCAATGAGATTCTATCACGAGTTGGATCATCAAACCATCCATTTATCTTCAATCCAATGCCTTGGTCATCTGAAGAACTTCATCATGGAAGTTCTAGCAATTGGGTCTCTGTTACAGCTGCTGGAAGCCCTGAAACCTTGAACTCTTTGGCAGATCTCAGTGGCGATTGTGAgaatcatctaaacaatctgcATCATGGTCGGTTGTGGTATGAATATGCTTTCAGTGCATCAGTTCCTTCAATGTCATCACAAATGCTTACTCAATTCCAGGGAAAGAATCCATGGGATGTGATAAGGAGTTCTGTGCAGTTTAGGCGAAATGGAATCTCTCAGATGAATGCCAATGGTGTTGTTGCTAGACCGCATTTTTACCCCATGAATGCACCTTTGCTACCTGGTGCAGGCTTTGGTATGGAAGAAATGCAAAAGCCACGAGGAACAGGGACTTATTTCCCCAACACG aaTCATTATCGGGACAGGATCTACACAGGTAGGGGAAGGAATCAAGCAGCAACAAGGTCTCTCCATCCAAATGGTCGTGTTGTTCCTTCCCTGGAGACTAATTTGTCAGAGAGAAATTACCGTGACCATGAGCATCCCCATGCACAATTTCACATCCACCATAGTAGTGGAAAGTTTGTATCACCAGATGTTCACCAAAATGGTTGTGTTGAAGCAAGGCATTGTCTGAATGTAAATGGTTTTATGCATCTGCCGGAGAGGGTTGTAGAATTTGGGCCAGGTGCACATCTGACACCAGCTGCCTCAGCAGATGGTGGTTGGTATCCAGAACCAGGTTGTGCACCTGCTCACAACTCTAGTACAAGCCAAGCAGTTCCAGGAATACAAGGACCAAAACCCATTGTGTCTTCTGTAGATCAAAATAG AAATTCCATGAAATCATACCAATTGAAAGATGAAGATGATTTTCCTCCTTTGTCCGACTCCAGTGGGAAGGGATCATCTACCTGTATGGTTAAGAAGCTTGAAAAGTCGGAACAATAA
- the LOC136205107 gene encoding ATP synthase subunit d, mitochondrial-like, whose product MEIPKYVDTVTPQYKPKFDSLIVELKEAEERSLKESERLEKEIAEVQELKKKFSTTTADEYFEKHPEVKKKFDDEIRNDYFLWLV is encoded by the exons ATGGAGATCCCCAAATATGTGGACACAGTCACTCCACAATACAAGCCTAAATTCGATTCATTG ATAGTAGAATTGAAAGAAGCAGAGGAGAGATCTCTGAAAGAGTCAGAGCGTTTGGAGAAAGAAATTGCAGAAGTCCAAGAGTTAAAG AAAAAGTTCAGTACAACGACTGCTGATGAGTACTTTGAGAAGCATCCGGAAGTGAAAAAGAAATTTGACGATGAGATAAGGAATGATTATTTTTTATGGTTGGTCTAA